The genomic region GACGTAAAAAAATTTGTGAAAACTgtgcaaaaaacttactttttcattattttttgatcGCGAATTCCGGCAACCCGCCGCGTGTTGCTGTTTACCCGTGGTACTGAGTAGAACCATATTGCACTGCTAGATGCCACCTTTTCATGACGGGTGCGCAGATATCGACGTGGTACGACTTAAGCGCTGGTACGACTAAAGGTACTTTACCctatataacctaaaaaaaataccagtctCTTCCttgcttttttaaatcaacCCACCGACAAATATTCACCCGAAAGAACCGTCTCATTATATAATAGTTCTAATACTTAAATCCACAAAAGtagcagttaaaaaaaatcccaacccaacattaaaaaaataacaaacaaaaaaaaacaattgaatgaatTGCAATGAAAACTTCCTTTGAAATTTCAGAGCGGACGTGCCAAAGGTAATTTAGTAGCGGGCCTATTGGAGCAAATACAGATGAATGATATTGTGACAAACAATGTATTCTGTTAATTAATGTCCAATTATCGTCGCCCACTGTGCCTGATTGAGCGGCGGAGCGGCAGCGAATGCAACATTTCACTGTACAGAATGGCCCAGTGAACATTAGCTGCACGTTTTTACAAATTCGAGAATATTCCGTTTCGTTACGTGGGATGCGGATGTAGGAGTAAATGTCGGGTGAAGTTTAAGATGCTGTTTATGTTgcattcttttttttcagaaagAAGTTATCACTGACTAGGtactaaactatttttaataatattattaaacctctACCTATTTCTTGTCGGTGGTCCAGTGTCTTCCACTTTTAAAATAACCGGTCATGGGTGAATCGAGCTCGAGGACCTTAGGAGGGTCCCGTACGAATAGGCAAGATGAgacaaataatttgattgtaGATAACCCAGAAATTTATTGGTGCACCAACAAATTTACTGTCTGAAATTCACcataatatgtttttcttttttataaaaacagccTGTTGAAAGGCCACGTAaccaaatgaaaataagaagTTCTAGACTTGGACTTTACACTTTTATAAGTCAAGATATACCTAATCACCGTTGAACGCCCGAAATGGCGATAGCACTTGCGAAGGCAGGTAGGTTCTCTCAAACACAATAACCATCAGCGGATTATGCTAACTATGATATGATAATGCCTATGGGAAATGGGGTGAGTTACTGTAACTTTTAACCAAGCTGTGTATTGGGCGCAATGTTCTATTTTCAAGAAGAGCTGACTAGAGAGCCCGTGGCTAAACCACATCTGTACAAGTTGATCAATtagaggttaagcaacgcttggtaCGGCCGGTcattggatgggtgaccatatatGTCATAACGACTGCCTCCGTGTTACATTGGAAGCCGATCCCAGCATAGTTGGGCAAAAGCTAGGCTGATaatgaaatttcaattaattattatttgtatcttcTTTATTTCAAGGTATACCTAACCTCAAGGCAAGAGGCctggtcctttttaaaggcgtgcacatAGACAAAGGTCCAAAACGCAGAGAAGTTtcatctaaaatgtgatggggtatctaccccTGTCTTTTATAAAACAGACCAGGAGTGCGCCAAAGGAGCTAAAACTGTTGCAAATTGCTGTGAATTATACAATAGCATGCCATCTGTAATTATTCATGATCAAACATTACATGCAAATAGGTCGATACGTTTGCTTTTGAACCACATTTCTTTGGCGTCTAAACATTCATTCACTACCAAGTCGGTGTGCAAATTCGTTGGTTTATGCGTAACTCGCTAGATGGCGTTTCTGAAGACGTCACAGAAAATGTGATCTTACTTTGAAAACTGCAAGCCTGAATCAGGATATCTTATTTTGGGCTCGCATTGTTTGTGAAGTATTTGATTTTGAGCatgttttacgattttttttataatttatcaaaaatcctAAGCGATAAGCTTATCATTAATGTACTAAGTCTGTGTAAGCGATTGCTTATGGCGCTATCTTTCCATTGTTTCCTGACAAATTCAAATTACGACTTGACAGGACCCGTGACTCAAAAGACTTGAAGCCAGAACTTTATTGTGGCGCCAGATAATCTACTATGAGAccttaaattatataatataatcacgCTATGTTTAATTATAAGACCCACAAAGCATGCGAAATAGAATTCACGATCGTATGAATATTGAACAAAGAAACAGACagtgataaaattgttttactaaaaTCAATAGTAAAATATTCTGAGTATTGCGATAACAAAATGGTTTCATGTACGAATATGAGATAGTTTTGTGTATCTTGCACATCCTACATGTACggaataatgtttttatcacagcaatacatttaaaacaaaatgatgacATCTTCGTTATCGATTttcaaggattttttttctattgcaaCTTTTTACTTCATTCCACTGACAACACTTGCTCTCGGCGTCCTGTCAAAAATCTCGCTTAAAAGTGCTTTCGTTATCTGTTATTCCCAATTTTCAAGAAAACACCGGGATCCTCCCTTCGTTAATAGTTATTATCAGTTCTAAAGGAGTTTCTAGGTAAGTTTTAAGCATTCTTTACGTATTATTGCAAGTTCATCACACCACACGTGGCTGTGCAAAATATTAGATTTCTGCAACATCTAGCACGCTACtctcgtcatgataacttcaaaATCCGTTAATAGCATAGCAAACATAATACAAACCATAGGTTCCATCGGTAAATAATAAGAAAGTTTAAATATGCACTTGTTCGTCTGACCGAGCTATGTAAAATTAGTAGCCGTCCTATGCATTTAACTTAATGTGTGCCAAAAAGGCTGTAGCCGCCCAAATACGTTCTGCAGCAAGCTTGAAGAGGCCTTTACCCTTAAACAGAATCGTGTAACTGTagttagattattttttttagttttatgtttaaaatacgtttttctcAGAAAATGCGTCATTGACTTCACTAAGTTGTTATTATTTCCTAATTTTATGGTGAACAATGAGAtcttttattattgcatttagATTGTTCATTACTGTACCTAGTATTTACATCGCTCTTCGATTTTAACTTTCACAAGAAAAATAGACCTGTACTGTGGTCAATAAACATTGTCTTACTGTAAACAGACCAAAAACTCTAAAAACATAATTCCAGAATGTCAAGTCAGGACAACGAGGCCCCTTTGCCCGAAGGATGGGAGATGAGGACAAGCCGTTCCACAGGAATGACTTATTTCCTGAACATGTATACTAAGAAGTCCCAGTGGGAGAGGCCGGAAGCCCCTGCAGATCCAGGAGAAATCCGCTGCAGCCATCTCCTCGTCAAACACGCTGAGAGCAGGCGCCCGTCATCATGGCGAGAAGAAAACATAACTCGTACCAAAGAAGAAGCATTGGAGTTACTTAAAGGCTACCGCAAGCAAATTGTCGCGAATGACGCTTCTTTCTCTGATCTGGCATCGAAGTACTCGGACTGCTCGTCAGCTAAACGAGGAGGGGACTTGGGCTTGTTTGGACGGGGACAGATGCAGGCTCCCTTTGAGGAAGAGGCTTTTAAATTGAAGATTGGGCAACTGAGCAGGCCTGTCGAAACTGACTCTGGAGTCCACATCATTGTGAGAACCGCTTAATTTAAGTGTTACTTTGGTTTCTGGGAGTACAGATTGTATGCAAGATTTATTTAGGTAGTCTccttattttgatttaattctcttatatttacaatgtaatgtTGTATTTTGTCGCAGATAATATAATCAATTGTTATGGCCTCCAATATGACACCCTAATCCAATTAGAAACCACACTTATCAGTGTTAATGGAAAGTTTAGTACCCAGAGTAAAAAGATTAAGAGTTTAAAATGCCTTTATGAATTACTGCCACTATgtgtaaacatttaataatttatcattacaTATTAAGATTATAAAATCTGTAACTTAAGCTTATTGTatcagaaaattattaaaaataaactatctgtaaATTTAAAAGGTTGCCTATGCTATGctatgttttgtataaattttattgtctATCCTCAGTTAATGTATTCACTTCATTAATAATAGGTTCGTATTGTGGACAGTGATGGTTACACTATAGTTAATTATTTCAGGTGTTTATTAGGTGCATTGTAACATCAGATTTGGAAAATATTCAGTAATTACCTTTTATGCTTAGTTTAAATAGTCCTTAGTGTTAACCCAGTGGAAATGTAAAAGACAATGTTTATTCTATATCAAATAACTATCTCCATATCTTGTACCCATAATAAAGAACAACAATAAATTCTTTCtgattactttatatttttatttatatttgttcacCATAGGATTGGggaaaaataactttaatgctttcttaatattgtaatacttttttatattcactAACAAGATgcacattaaattttaataggaatAACAAAGTTCTTATTTCAATTACATCAGTACAGTGTCATCGACGACCCCAGCCTGTCGTCAAAGACACGGAACTCCCGaacttcaagattttttttatattttctaacatcAGTTACAAATATGGCACTAACATATAATGGAACTTACATCTAAAGTAGACCGTAATCAACAAAGACAAAGTTCGGGAGGAAGTGGTCATGTCGTCCAGATTACAAAGCCTTTAACGTCGCGTCATCCCTGTCTTGACTGTTTCTTATGAGGAGGATGGTGTCTAGTGTGGATTCCTTCAAGTTCTGGGGCGCCGGCGTCCAGATAGGCCCGATGATGGGCGGCGACCGCTTGCCTCCCCACGCACTAAACTTCACCTTCCTCTTGCCATCCTTCTTAAAGTTCACGTCCAGGTACGGATGCCCAGGCTTGAAGATTTTCGGTAATGACTCCAGAAAACTCTTGAAGGGTAATGCGTCCCGTAACGTCCTTTCATTAGCCTTAGTACTCAAAGCCAAGATCTTGATCGGGTGCCTTTTATCCAAGGTCGGGATGAATTGGAAACCTGCGAAGTTAAATCGTTCACCGTTCGGTGAGTAATTCGATACGATTCTTGTCAATTCTGGTATCGTAGTCgagaaaattattttggaacTTTTCGAACCTGGCTTGTAGATCATCTGGCCGCTGCGCTTGCCTCCCCAGGGACTAAAGCGGACTCGTTTCGGCATGCTCGGCTCCCGTATGTTACTAGCTCGTTTCCACGTCCACATGTGTTCGATGCTAGCTTTGTCTCTCTTTCCTCCCCACGGACTGAAGTACTTCTTCTCCATAGGTTCGAGTAGACTGGTTGCGTTTTCGTCTACTGTCCCAGCGAAGCCCATCACGAAAGGACTTCCAATCATGTCATCATTTTGCAGGTACAGGTTTTTGTCAGCATCTACCGAGTTTGGAAGCCAGCGCCTTTCCCGAATCTCTTCATTCTCTTCTGCCTTTCGTCTCTTCCTTAGGAGGTCAGCTTGAGAGTCATCAAGAGCGGTTTGTTCGTTATGGGGAGAGTTCTGCATGGTTTCGTAGTCATTTCTCGTTGGAGGTAGATTGAAGTAGTTGACGTACGGCAGGGGGTACTGCAGGTTGGAGTCTATCGTGTCGAGCAGGATGTCCGCGCCCGGGCCGCCGTTGTTGATGTACTGGAGACTCACGGTGCCGAACCACGAGAAGGTGATCAGTATCCAATGATGCATCATGGTTCTGTAAAGAGGACaagttttgtgttaaaaaaagttgctgtgtatttttttgtcgtGGTCGAAATTATTAAGTAGTTGAGATTGAATCCTTTACATACAAGGATAAGATCGGGGTCTATACATGGTGAtgttttagtcgtcttacaaaaggagcccagttaatgtatccgacgtaaaatacccctagacgcgattattttttttttatcatcaactaagataataagtacgaagaaaaattaaacaagagaaatctgaaaatactcttaaaaatgataaaaacgccgccgcccgcgcacctcaccattgttacaaggctcggaccgcgctcgcaacagagctgtgtttctaaaaaactaccaattgcatcataattttgaataaaaattgcattttaaatttatttaaatcccataaatacctattttttttatcatgaacgtgttctagtcattggatacatgatctgggatgcttttgtaagacgactaaaaaatcacggtgtacaGCTGGTTCAAGTCCAGTATACATTCATTTGTTGAGCActtattgaataataaactttactCTTTGTAAAGTTAGACATCTATAATATATACAGGCCATAGGTTTCGTTAGATGGCAGAAATTTCAAACCTAAATTTACAACTTGATTCCATCTATTGGAGACATTTACGTATTTGTTCATAAGCGATGTTATTATCGTAACTATCCTACAAACAGACCTATAAGAACGTTTAGCCTTAGCCAAAATATCAGTCTTATATTTTAGGTTGAGTGAAGTCGAACAGTGAATATGTGCGGATGGTACGGACACGAATTGTTAGCTTAGCTTTTACTTGACCAAATAGAACATTGGCATTTGATGTTAGTGTTGGTGAGACTACATATATTATGCCATTGTTATAGTCATGTTCTGTTAAGTAGGTAGCTGTATTAGAAATCGCCAGGTTTCAGGTAGGTATGTCTTTGATGACAGTTAAGCACCTATTACATAACATATATATTTACTGAATAAGGCAGTTAATAGAGCAATTGTAACTGCGACGAAATTGGTAcgattattttttccttatacaaaactcaaatcaaaattagtttcacaaaaataatcataGACAGCACCCTGTATCGCCTgcttcaataataaattagtttagcatataggtacataatttttttttatcccaTGCCATAGATAATATCTGAATTAAAGCACTAAGTGTTAAAGTTCAACGCAAACGGATTTTTAAAGCAGCAGAATAGAGCTGTCTATAATGTGATTTATAAGTACTGAGTAAGTCAGTACCTAAGTAAATAGTAGTACCTGCCTAGTTAAGATTAAAATACAGAaaggattaataaataattaaatttcgcTTCAGATTACTTtcgtaagttaaaaaaataaatctttatacagtttttaaaaatgaaattctaaCACAAATAgatttcttcaaaatataaaataggcAGACTCCGTCGAGAGTTATTccattattgtttaaataattaaaggccTTTCGTTCCCCGGAAGCTAAACCCACTCTCTCAGAAGGTTTGAAGCTAACTGTAAAATAGaaaacctattaaaattaaaatctaaaagaatttatttcaaaatgctCTTTGTAGTGAAACATTTGATTCTAGAATCTGTTTAGAATTTTAATGCGAAGCTTTGTCAATGTTTAGATGTCTTGAAGCATTTGAATACTAGACAATGTACTTAGATAGTTCAACTTTAATACTAGTAGGTTTCATCGTTATACATTTTACAGTCATACAAGATTgctttttcaaaagaaaaagaaaataggcACCTCGCATTTcttgtttgaaagttttatgatttttgattattattaaggcagcaaataaataagttagatttAGATAGTGGGCACCTAGGCGTACCCCGGGccttatttaaatacctaccgATTTCATGCCCAAAAATTAATAACCTTGTAAAGTTTGTAGcctatataaaaatactaaaattttcatagaaaaaatataacctgGTAATTTTGAATAGTAGGCCCAATTTCTTTCATAGGGTTTAACATTGGTTACCtactttatatttcaataaaaaaataactacaattCTCATAGAAATTTGATCCAGGATCAACAGATCAGAGGAAGAAGAGATCCACCACTTAAGCATATACATATTTGTAGTTCTTATGGTAACTATGTGGTGGATCTGTACTTTCTTTATCTAAAACACCACGGTGGAGAAAAGCTGGTTTCCATATTGGAATATGTTAGCTCCCGCTCAAAGTTAGCTAGCGTGCCTACCCTCTTAGCTACCCAATATGAGAAGATACCGATGCCCGGCAGTGGGACTCTTATAAGCTGGTGTTACTGCGGTTAACCCATTTGTTTCTCTGTAACCATTGCTCTTTGCAAGAAAGGTACTCATTTACGTACTGAAACGATGTTTTATCCCAACTCTTTAAAACGCTGTTTAACACATTTCTTCGTCATCCATACCCAAAGATACCTCTCGTCTTTACCTTATTGATCACTATTCATATTCCCTACTTAATCTTAACTACAGCACATTGATAAAAGAACAATAACTACCAggtgtttaataaaaacatctgCATTGATAATGAACGTCTAGTCCTAGGTAAGCgatagaatattctatctatctaagTACTTTCCGTTAACAGATCTCTGCTTTCTTGTTATTTAGCTATCAAATCCTAGCGTAATATGGGAAAAAATATGGTTGAACCAAATTATTTTCCGTCTACCTTTCCACAGCAGGAGTACTTAGGAAGCGGTGGAGTGTGGGCGACTAGAGAATGTATGTTAGACGGTCATAAAGTGCCACTTtttagcctaatttgaataaattacttttaattataaatttttaaacaacaacCTTTAGGCCGTGCTCAATTAAATCCGGAGAATTGCAACCACAGACATATTTACTTTTCGGGTAGGAAACAGGTTGTTTCAGACTCTGAAATCAGGTTCGAAGACAGACTTCGAACGTGagcaataatttcatttttaccccTTCGAAACCGTGCGAACGTGAAACTGTCGTGAAGCTGTCGTGGTTAGAACTGCCGAAAAGTTTGTGAACGTTTTGTGAAAGTTAATGGATATAAAGTGCGTCTAGCTCAACAATAATGTGGTCTGAGTTTGAACCTTACGCATCACTACTGGCTCTAACATGCACACAGCACTAGCTAGACTCAATAAGTTGGAAACATTAAGATGAACACGACTTGTTTTTCCCTATTTCCTCAGTAGAAGTCACAGTTTTTATATCTTGAATATCATTTTTATGACCACTATAAATCTTTGAATTCTTAACACTGATCACGTATTTTAAATTCGTTAACTCGTTCTTAAATTATCAGTTGGgaaactttaaaattcaattccTTTGTGAATTCGAGTTGGgtttgaaaattacattttaaaaggtatttttgcgGGTTTTCGCTAATGTTTTGGGATAACTTCGTTATGATCcattaagatattttatgttGAGATTTTGTCTGTTGCGCAATATCCTATGGGTATGGGGAAATaagttttttgattttgattaaataatatctatttctCGCTTCTTCGCATTGGCGATTTTAAACtgattgaatttttaattttgagacaTGTTTATCATTATCTGTATCTGTAAATCTCTGTCTATTTGTTACGCTTTATGGAACCTTTTTCTTAATCTCGCTGAACCGATTCAGATGTTACTCGTATGGCATTCTCGgcaactaaataaaaacatcataataTTAGCGTCCTTTGAGACtatgaagtaataaaataagcTAAGATTTTCAATTTTCGTTTTCGTTTACATAATACTTCTTAATCATATGTTGTATCAGGTGATAATACTCTTTCCAAGTACATTTGAACTCAAATATCCCACTGGCCATattttatatcgataaaattaattaatcgtGACATCCAAACTGGATAAACGGGGAAGGATTTAGTAAAAAACCGCCCAAGTGCCAGCCAGCACCCCCACACAGAGGTTCCGTGCAACAgcttataacaatatttttcatattaaataatcatCTTAAGCCCCCTAAAtaatctgttttattaataaagatttcAACTGACGCTATCAGGGCTCCCGACGTTCAGCCTACTCTGACAGAGACATAGTCATGGAAGCCTTAGCAATAGGGTCTCGTgtaccctttaggtacggaactttaaaaagaaatgatcgATCGcctaactaataaattattacccctgaaaaagaaaaaatggtaTCGATTTCGACTGTATTTCAACGCACGCATTGCTTAAATTACAACAACACGGCacgtttgtttctttgtttgtttatctgttTATCTCCTATGCGTTCTTTATCATCTGTTTTGATGCAATTTTGGTCCGGAATTCGGATTCGGAATTCTTATGATTGATATACCTCCAACCTACCTAGTGTTTCTATCGGAGATATGCTTGTAAGTGGAAAGAACGTTGGAAAAGTCATAGGTCATAAGTACTTATAGAATCAGATACgtaatacaaacatattttcatttgcTTAAATTAGTGAACAGAAATCATTGAGACAAAACCACCATTGACATTTTTAAGGGTCACGTCAGAAGAcgtttaaaaattatatgttaGAAGCTTTTGTCAAGACACACAACATTATTTCTGATAACAAGCTGGATCACTTACCAAATTTTTCCGTCATCTACAACAGTACCAACAATTTAATAAGTGTCAAATAAAACCTCTAACATGCAATTACATCCTAAACAAAAGTTATCGATACTCATACACAATTACACATTTCATTGCCACCTCCAAACACCAAATCCTTTCATAAAGCCTTAGAAATATCGGGCTAAGGGTCCTATCACAATCTTATAGTGAAGCAATTgtatttgtggaagcgagacaaagGACTAAACGGTGCTATtggcatctcgcttctacaTCTAGAAACAGTCTTACGAAAGGTGATTTCACTGCCCCGAAAACTAACTAACGTTCAGCTGTTTATTTAGGATCCACAAACTAACTCACCTACGTATTATAATAATCTAATTCCGCCATTTTGATTTCACGTAAAGAaagataatgtaataaatgagGGTAGTATTAACTTTGATGTCAGATGTTATGTTGATACGTTCTCGTTTATATTCATTAcgaaaacatatattatggaTAGTTATTTGagtataattgtaattatatttggtAGTTATCTCATGTGAAGGTGGTATACTAACATTGAAAGCGGATTTGCTTGTCAGATACTTGTTATTTATGTGGGTGGCattttgacttttgtttttttttttctatatattttttgctagtATCCAGATGAAATATTTGAATCCCTTCCTGAAAGTATGTACTTGACCgtaatagtttaaattttattttcttactataATCAAATTTTTGTAAGTATAGTCAACAACCACGATGtttaaacaatgataaaaataatgtaggtTTTAAAGGCCTATTTTAGGTGttggtaaattaatttaaatttaaagacgTTTGTTCGTTTATTACCTAATCCAAGatacataattttactttaacaaataaGATAGATACCTACTtacagatatatttatttgacatattattttagGACCCTCCGCCATATAGacagaatattatatttgaaactatTAAGGACGTATCCTTTGAGATATAAACAGCATTTGGGATCGTCGGCAATTAGTGCTACCGACGTATAATTTCTGTGACCCGGAATGTCAAAGATGtggatatttaatattttttttttccgagaagaagatagaaaataaatatttatatgcttGTGTATTTAATGGAGGCTGACGAAATATGATTAAGTAAGTCCAGAAGGGCTGTAAATTAAGGTTGCAGTTACCAAAGCGAGACCGTGTGCTACAAGGCGTAGAGCATTTTCCCTCTCATTAAAATGTAGTGGTTGGCAATCCTAAGACTAAACCAGCTATATGGCTTTCCATCTTGCCGATTTCATCATTCTGTGGCTTTAAATAATCTGAGAACTTTGACGTGGCTAGGcaaaatatctataattatgcgttataattaattgatttattgctgttgataaatatctaaataataacaaaacaaaaaaaatatgttttctttcaaCATTTATACTCAAAGATAATCAGacagcattaaaataaaacgttattgcagtaacaaataatataattcattcaGCTATTGTTTCTATTAAAGATAACGTAACGTGTCAATTACATACGCATTGATACACAACGACACAAATGCGaagtaacataattatatttatttattgcgaaAAACtcgtataaaataatgtagacGTTAGTGCGTACAAATGTGTGGGATATTCTTGCACTGGGCTTATAGAGGGGTCTTGTTACATGTAAGATAGACTCACAAATTATAAGTGGT from Trichoplusia ni isolate ovarian cell line Hi5 chromosome 12, tn1, whole genome shotgun sequence harbors:
- the LOC113499247 gene encoding uncharacterized protein LOC113499247 isoform X1 — encoded protein: MMHHWILITFSWFGTVSLQYINNGGPGADILLDTIDSNLQYPLPYVNYFNLPPTRNDYETMQNSPHNEQTALDDSQADLLRKRRKAEENEEIRERRWLPNSVDADKNLYLQNDDMIGSPFVMGFAGTVDENATSLLEPMEKKYFSPWGGKRDKASIEHMWTWKRASNIREPSMPKRVRFSPWGGKRSGQMIYKPGSKSSKIIFSTTIPELTRIVSNYSPNGERFNFAGFQFIPTLDKRHPIKILALSTKANERTLRDALPFKSFLESLPKIFKPGHPYLDVNFKKDGKRKVKFSAWGGKRSPPIIGPIWTPAPQNLKESTLDTILLIRNSQDRDDATLKAL
- the LOC113499248 gene encoding putative peptidyl-prolyl cis-trans isomerase dodo isoform X2: MSSQDNEAPLPEGWEMRTSRSTGMTYFLNMYTKKSQWERPEAPADPGEIRCSHLLVKHAESRRPSSWREENITRTKEEALELLKGYRKQIVANDASFSDLASKYSDCSSAKRGGDLGLFGRGQMQAPFEEEAFKLKIGQLSRPVETDSGVHIIVRTA
- the LOC113499247 gene encoding uncharacterized protein LOC113499247 isoform X2, which translates into the protein MMHHWILITFSWFGTVSLQYINNGGPGADILLDTIDSNLQYPLPYVNYFNLPPTRNDYETMQNSPHNEQTALDDSQADLLRKRRKAEENEEIRERRWLPNSVDADKNLYLQNDDMIGSPFVMGFAGTVDENATSLLEPMEKKYFSPWGGKRDKASIEHMWTWKRASNIREPSMPKRVRFSPWGGKRSGQMIYKPGFQFIPTLDKRHPIKILALSTKANERTLRDALPFKSFLESLPKIFKPGHPYLDVNFKKDGKRKVKFSAWGGKRSPPIIGPIWTPAPQNLKESTLDTILLIRNSQDRDDATLKAL